In the genome of Impatiens glandulifera chromosome 6, dImpGla2.1, whole genome shotgun sequence, the window ATTGTTGCTCCATGGATTCATTGTTCCTACAATTTACTAGTTTTAGTATATTGAATTTGACTCATCGATCACATTCAGGTCTTTAATTCCTGGGTATTGTAGAAAAATAACTAATTGCTGTCTTCTAGAAGATTGATGGTTACTCATATCAGTTGGTTTTTGTTGAGAATTGCATTATTTCAGCAGTATTGTAACTCATCCAAATAGTATTAGTATATTGAATTTGAATCATCAATCACATTCAGGTCTTTAATTCCTGGGTattgtagaaaaataaataatagctGTAATATCTTCTAGAAGATTGATGGTTATTCATATCAGTTGGTTTTTGTTGAGAATTGCATTATTTTAGCAGTATTGTAACTCATCCAAATAGGGTTCTTCTTCTCTGTAATTTGACAGGTGTTGCTGAAGGAAGCAGAGTATTCAAGTCCAGTTGTTGTTGTcaaagagtttttttattttactttacaTTTCACTTCTTAATTCACCTCCATGGATGGATCTTAACATTGACAAAGCTCATCTAGTTGTTGGGTGAGTTGTTTTTGCCTGATGGATGATTCTGAAAGCACAAGCTATGGTGGGGAAGAACATGTCTTTGCAGCAGCTCGATATATGATCAAGGCATTAGGTGCTAGCAAGACCATTAACGACGATGTCAGAAAACTCCTCAATGACCTGGATTCCCATCTCTCGCTTCTCACTAAACTACCCGAGGATGATTCAGATGAAACTAAGCAGTTGAAGAAGCGATTAAAGTCTGTTAAAGAGAGGATATTAATATGGGAATCAAACAAGTCGAAAATATGGGATTTGGGAGCCGACAAATTCGCGGAGTACTTACAAGCAGTCCAGGATGTTCGAAGCTTGACCGACAGTCTGAGAAATTTGCTCCCAAATGGAATAATTGATATGGAAATCAATCAAAGTCATGATGTTATTCAATTGGCAATGTTAAGAGTTGAGGATGAGTTAGTTCACATTCTTACTCAAAATCGGTTATTTCTTGAACTAGATTGTTTCTCTCCTCATTCGTTCGAAGAAGAGACCGATTACGAAGAGTGGacaatttataatttgtgtGAAGAAGAGGAGTTACGTTTGGCCGACTTAATCAATCCTGACGTAGTCCCTATAATTAAGTCGATCGCGAACACCATGTTTTCCTCGAGTTACGACCACGAGTTTTGTGACGCTTTTGTTGCCTTCTGGAAAACTGAGCTGGAGGAATATTTGGTCGCGTTCGATATCGGTTCTCTTACGATAGATGAGTTGTTGAAAATGGAGTGGTTGCAGTTAATCTCCAAGGTGAAAAATTGGATAAGgaatttgaaaaacataatCGTTTTCCTTGCTAGTTCCAAACGGTTATTCAACCTAACCCTAGGAGAATTTGGACCCATAAGTGGCGAGTCCTTCATCCGATCCTCGAAAGGCTCGATGATTTTCCTCTTAAACTTCGGTGTTGCTCTAGCTACTTATCCTCACGAGCCAGAAAGATTGTTCGACATACTTCATATTTACGAGTCCTTGGCCAATCTTGTTCACTACATAGACACATTATTCTCGGAACCTTCCGGAGCATTGATAAGAACCGAATGGAACAATCTTCTCGAAAGAATTGGGGAATCAGCCAAGGCAACTTTCATGAAATTTAACACTGCGGTTGCTTCAAAGACATCAACAACCCCTTTCCCAGGTGGTGGTGTTCATCATATGACTAAATATGTAACCAACTACATAAATACGGTTACTGGTTTTAGCGTAACTTTGGATATACTTCTAAAGGGAGATGATGGGCAGACAGATTTGTCTTCCCATCTATTGGCGTTAATGTCTACTTTAGAAATGAGCCTTGAAATTAAGTCAAGACTTTACAAAGACAGTTCTTTGAAGCATATATTCATGATGAACAATATTCATTACATGGTGGAGAAAGTTAATGGTAAACCGCCTTTAAAATTTTTGGGGGACGAATGGGTAAAAGAACATACGATGAAGTTTCAGCAGCATGCAACGAGTTACGAGAGGGTAACTTGGAATAGGATCCTAGATTTGTTAAGGGTTGAGGAGAATATGTCCAGAAAGGTTAATTTGAAGCAGAGATTTAAGGAATTTAACGAtgtttttgatgatgtttataaGACTCAAGCGTCGTGGTTGATACCGAATCCTGAGCTTCGTAAGGATTTGAGGATTTCAATATCGCAAAAGGTTGTTGTGGCGTATAGAGGGTTTATTGGGAGAAGGCTTGTTGCCGAGAAGTATATTAAGTATAAAGAAGATGATTTGGAGGATTGtatattgaatttatttgaaGGATGGGCAATGTCAATGCGAAAGTCTCAAAGAAGATGGTGAAGATTTATCAGGAAAAAAGGTCGGTTTGATATCTTATTCGATTCCATTTCTTTTTTACAGTACTTGGTTTTTGATTTAGGATACTGTTTGTTTGTGTTGTTGTATTATATGACTTCAATTTATGTTAGCTGTAATATATGTTCTTTTGTGCATGTGTTCTAGATACCTTGATATGTGAAATGAGTAAAAAATCATCTTTTTGTACAGTTACTGCTCAAGAAATGGTCATTTACTTATGTTTAAAAGTTTAAATGGTCCAACTGCCCTTTTTAGACCTGATGATTGGCTAGGCTTATTGCTCTCTAATGACacaataatgttttatttgaaataaattgtgGAAATGTTGTTTCATGTTTTTCTGTTACGGGATCTATTAAATAACTGTTTTGTCTCTTCGTGTGAGGGAATTAGGGTTCAAATCCGATTAATCTTTGGTTGGTCGGTTTTGTTTTATATTCTTTCCTTCTCCTCATTAATAATtccattttgataaaaaaaaatcgtgTTAAAGTTGCcacataagaaaaataaaaagaaattaatcaaaatgttctatttaatattattatatattttagttaaagtATCTTTCTTCttagttaagaaaaaatatattataaatctttaataaaatgtgaacaacatatattgttaaaaaagttaTGACTTTCCATTAGTTTCATAAATGGGGagattataaaaatgatattttgatttagaaaatattggtaaattcattataattatcattttacatAAAAACCACATCGAAATTACAAATTTGATCCATTTTAGGGATGGACTTGTATGTTAGTGTAGAccatgtttaattatatatgtttgtaAGAGGTTtgttttaagtataaaaataataattataaaataaaaatgatcataaacttttttattatctcggttcaaatttgttttaactaattaaaattgcATCTTGTAtctatttaaaagaatttatgctgaaataatttgtatttttaaatggtacGAATATAAAAACTCGAACATCAATTACTAATCAAATTTGTttcttaccattttttttattacatattcAAGCTAATAAGAATTGTTTAagttacaataattttatttaaatattaatgattcaattcatattaaaaaatcttaattttgatgtaaataaaatttcaattcaaaacaAATACATTTGAGTAAGGCcatctcaaatttataaactcattttcaaacttaaaattcaataaatgTTACATGAAATGAAATAGTAattcttaaattcaaaaaaaatattctcaaaatatttcattttacaccaactttttaacttttaaaataatacttatatatttatctaatattataaattaaaccccataattttaaaataacttatttatttttaaattttcattcaataatagaaaatttagataaaattaattataaatcaataatttatacacataaaaaaacaaattaaacattattaagtaaatacaaattatattttagttttttttttataaatgttattaattattataaatttaagatatgtaaaaaatattaatataaaatatagcataataacaaaaattaaaatataaataaattaaaataataaattatataaatagtttaataCTGATAAAAATAGTGTCAACCAACCAATTCTCTATTAATGAAAGAGAATTACTCAAAATAAGTTTATGTTGTGCTGGGTTggagaaaataaatttgtgtttAGTGCTGggttggaaaaaaaaaatatgttttgggTTTCTTTGGGcctaacaaaattaaatttatagaaGACGGGAACTtttggggaaatttgacgagatgatttataaagaaattaaaatgaacttGTGATAAttgcataattttaaatgtgttgacgatcatttcataatttttttttacgaaattGTCCTCGTTGAGCggttgcgagacgcaaccgaaTGCCTTGTAAAAAGTCTACAATTACGAgacgcaattttttttttgaaaagtccacaaaaaaaatatttgcatCTTGCGATTGTCGATTGCGTCTCAAGAATGCCGATTGCTTCTCGCAACCGGGGTTGCGTTATGGCGATTTGTGTACTTTTCACATGACAttcggttgcgtctcgcgacagagacaatttcattaaaaaaaaatatgaattagtcACCGCAATTAAAATTACACCCACTTATTTACCCTTATTACACCCACTTATTTATCCATATTAGAGGATCATTCCTCAAATTTCCGAACTTTTGAACACATTATTAAAATAGATAACAGGGGAATGGTTGAAATTTAATCGTTGGAACGCACGATTCTCGAacaaaaccttttttttttttctttttgtgaaCTGTGTTCAATtcatcgtcttcttcttcttcacaacTCACAAGTGCTGTGATTTTGGATGTGGGTTTTCGAGATTTAGTCGCCTTTCGGTTAGACGTCATTGGCTTGCATTATTTAGGATCCGTTTGTCTCTTTCTGAATCATCGGTCATTCAAGATGAAGTTTGGGAAAATGGGTTTGATCCCTGtctgtttcattttcttctatTGCTTAAATTTCAAGAACGAAGTTTGATAAATCCTTTCTATCTCTCAGGTCTTGTTGTATCTTGTTAGTCTTTATCTCTTTTCTAGTTTATGAATAATAAATCAGCTTTGTCTACTATTTGATTACCAACCTTATGTTTCTGGGTTTGGTTTGAGAccctctttttctttcttttccatTCATGGAAAATCTTGCATCTCCATTTTTGGTTCAAACAACTGAAACAGTGATGAACTCTTATTTTGTGGAATTTGGGTAGGtttctttttttgaaaatttgggtGAGAAACATGGATTTTTGGTTGGCTATTGCAGCTGCTACTGCCTGTTATATGGCTAAACAATTGAAAGTTCTTCAGGATTCAAAATGTGTGAAAGTTGATGAAAAACTGTCTTCTGAAGTTGAACAAGATGATTCTGAGAATGTTTGTAGTCATTGCAACAACAACATAAAACTGGCCAATATAAGTGATTATTATGAGAATGACAATGTATTCTCAATTTCAAGTTTATTTTGTAGCAAGAAATTTGAGAACTCATTGCCACCAGAGCATTGTAGAAGAGATTCTAAAGGCCGAAGAAGAAACTCATTGAGCATTCGACGATCCAATGCtaaatcaactaaaacaacGTATAATTCCTTAGAAAGCTGCTTAAAGGCCCAATTGATCAATAATGAAATTATTGGAATGGAAGATTATGTCATCTGTTCTGGAAGGAAGATTGAAGCTAGGACTGAGGAAGATCAGCCTGAAAAATTGACCTTTGCCAGTGAAGAAGTTGATGGGGAATACTCCAATCCACCAATCGGTACAATCCTTTCTCATTGAgtgttttttaaatcatttagcATAAATATTTGCATAGAAGTTCATTGCCTACTTCACATTTTTCGTTagcttttcttttccttttttcttcGTGTATAGTTTATTAATTTGCTGTGATCTCGAAGCTTAACTCTAATATTGATTGCATGGTTATTTCTTTGAATTTGATCAGGATCATCCCATAAAGCAGCTTTGTTCATTCTTGGTATATCATTGGGCATTGTATCTTCATCCTTATCGAATAGGAGGGAGGTAGATAAATTGAATAGACTGTTGAATCAGACAGAAAACTTGGTCCAAGATCTTCAAGAAGAACTTGAGCTGAAAGACTCATTAACTGTAAAAGAGCTTGTAAACGAGGATCATGATTCACAAGAAGCAGATGACAGTGCAAAGGGAGTTGTATTATCTTGCAAAAGGAGTTTGAATGAATCACCTAAACATGACCACAGTAATGAACAACGACTTGATGAGAAAGGCAATGAACATTCTGAAGCTATAGCTAAAATTGAAGCAGAGCTCGAAGCTGAACTGGAGTTGTTGGAACTAAACTTGTGTTCATCAAGTTTGGAAGGAAAACTAACACAAATAGTTGACGAGGTAATGAGCCAAAAACCACCATgatctagaaaaaaaaattagatgacAGATGACTTTAATAATCTGGATCTTGATCTAGAAAATGAGCCAGTTTGTTATTTTATTGGAAAATCATCAAAGTTAAAGTTGAAAGGGTTTTTTCTCCTTTTGGTCCAGATTATAGTGACTTTTGTTGCTTTATTTGATatacaaatgatattttagatcatgatcaaattatagtgtaatgtaaattatattttacatcattatgattttttttaaatacctaATATATGGATTATGATATAAAATCAATCTTGTACTAAATGCAAAACTTGACTTTTATAATTTGAACATTTACAATTTTCTAATGAGATTGTGATAGACACCAGTTTCCAAAATActcataattattttcttatgaatggaaacttTATACTTGGCATGGTTTCTGTTACTCATTACAAAATCTATTCTTTACCACAGAAGGATCAGGATTTCATAGCAGGTTTGGCCGAGGGTGAGATATTCGACAGACAACTCGATAGACAACCTTATGCAGATCGAGATGGGAGTGGTTTCTCAACAACTCATTCAATGCATGATGCAGTCAACCCACATGAATTGAGCTTGTGTTTACACCAAATCATCCAGTCCAAATTAGAAGAGAGGATTCGGGAGCTTGAAACAGCTCTTGAGAAAAGCGAGAAGAAGAAAGTTCAAACCGAGCAAATAGACCATGATGTGATTTCATGGGCAAATCCAGCTATTGTTATAAATCTATCTGAAGAGGCATCAGACACGAAAGAGGATAATGATCAATCATCAAGAGAACAAGATCAAGATATTCTGTTAGATCAGAATCGATGGACAAATCAACATTACTTAATGCAATGCTACGATAGTAATGAATTGCCAACTTTTTGTAGTCAGGAGAATGAGAATTTTGAAGACTTGGGTATTATTAGTGAGGATGAAAATGATGATTATAGTCATGATCAAGAAGAGTTGTTGATAAAGAAGATTGTGGAGAGAGCCAAGAAAGGTTCTGTGGTGGCATTGGTGAATGCTCAGAAACAATTG includes:
- the LOC124941593 gene encoding exocyst complex component EXO70E2-like, which codes for MDDSESTSYGGEEHVFAAARYMIKALGASKTINDDVRKLLNDLDSHLSLLTKLPEDDSDETKQLKKRLKSVKERILIWESNKSKIWDLGADKFAEYLQAVQDVRSLTDSLRNLLPNGIIDMEINQSHDVIQLAMLRVEDELVHILTQNRLFLELDCFSPHSFEEETDYEEWTIYNLCEEEELRLADLINPDVVPIIKSIANTMFSSSYDHEFCDAFVAFWKTELEEYLVAFDIGSLTIDELLKMEWLQLISKVKNWIRNLKNIIVFLASSKRLFNLTLGEFGPISGESFIRSSKGSMIFLLNFGVALATYPHEPERLFDILHIYESLANLVHYIDTLFSEPSGALIRTEWNNLLERIGESAKATFMKFNTAVASKTSTTPFPGGGVHHMTKYVTNYINTVTGFSVTLDILLKGDDGQTDLSSHLLALMSTLEMSLEIKSRLYKDSSLKHIFMMNNIHYMVEKVNGKPPLKFLGDEWVKEHTMKFQQHATSYERVTWNRILDLLRVEENMSRKVNLKQRFKEFNDVFDDVYKTQASWLIPNPELRKDLRISISQKVVVAYRGFIGRRLVAEKYIKYKEDDLEDCILNLFEGWAMSMRKSQRRW
- the LOC124943638 gene encoding uncharacterized protein LOC124943638 — translated: MDFWLAIAAATACYMAKQLKVLQDSKCVKVDEKLSSEVEQDDSENVCSHCNNNIKLANISDYYENDNVFSISSLFCSKKFENSLPPEHCRRDSKGRRRNSLSIRRSNAKSTKTTYNSLESCLKAQLINNEIIGMEDYVICSGRKIEARTEEDQPEKLTFASEEVDGEYSNPPIGTILSRSSHKAALFILGISLGIVSSSLSNRREVDKLNRLLNQTENLVQDLQEELELKDSLTVKELVNEDHDSQEADDSAKGVVLSCKRSLNESPKHDHSNEQRLDEKGNEHSEAIAKIEAELEAELELLELNLCSSSLEGKLTQIVDEKDQDFIAGLAEGEIFDRQLDRQPYADRDGSGFSTTHSMHDAVNPHELSLCLHQIIQSKLEERIRELETALEKSEKKKVQTEQIDHDVISWANPAIVINLSEEASDTKEDNDQSSREQDQDILLDQNRWTNQHYLMQCYDSNELPTFCSQENENFEDLGIISEDENDDYSHDQEELLIKKIVERAKKGSVVALVNAQKQLDRFDQ